A single Lactuca sativa cultivar Salinas chromosome 8, Lsat_Salinas_v11, whole genome shotgun sequence DNA region contains:
- the LOC111900792 gene encoding uncharacterized protein LOC111900792 yields the protein MTTTCPTNYYPKQFKSTYQPPRLSPAPNTCPDYFRWIYEDLRPWTSTGITLEMVERANRTANFRLVIINGRAYVEVYEKGFQSRDTFTLWGILQLLRRFPGKIPDLDLMFDCVDWPVIRSTDYTPGPNSISPPPLFRFCGDNNTFDIVFPDWSFWGWPETNVRPWERLSRDIISANQRTPWKDRDRFAYWKGNPFVAGKRMELLKCNVSAEHEWNARIYVQDWPSEVKQGFKNSSLTKQCNHRYKIYIEGSAWSVSEKYIMACDSVTLYVKPQYYDFFSRGLMPMRHYWPIRNDNKCMSIKFAVAWGNSNEHKVELIRKAGSKFIQEDLTMDNVYDYMFHLLNEYAKLLKYKPKVPPRAVELCSESIACSAQGLSMAFMMESLVKNGTSDVAPCTMPQPYDRSTLDAILKRKEKILRGVEKVEKFYWNWHS from the exons ATGACGACAACATGCCCAACAAATTACTACCCAAAACAATTCAAGTCTACATATCAACCTCCCCGCCTATCGCCGGCGCCGAACACGTGCCCTGATTACTTTCGGTGGATTTACGAAGATCTCCGGCCATGGACATCAACCGGAATCACGCTAGAGATGGTGGAAAGAGCCAACAGAACAGCCAACTTCAGATTAGTGATTATAAACGGAAGGGCTTACGTTGAGGTTTACGAAAAGGGTTTTCAAAGTCGAGATACTTTCACTCTATGGGGGATCCTACAGTTGTTACGAAGGTTCCCGGGCAAAATTCCTGATCTAGACCTCATGTTTGACTGTGTTGACTGGCCGGTCATCCGGTCTACCGATTACACTCCCGGACCCAATTCAATCAGCCCACCACCTCTCTTTCGATTCTGTGGCGATAACAACACTTTCGACATTGTCTTTCCCGATTGGTCGTTCTGGGGATG GCCTGAAACGAACGTAAGGCCATGGGAACGCTTATCGAGAGACATAATTTCAGCAAACCAGAGAACTCCATGGAAAGATCGCGATCGTTTTGCGTATTGGAAAGGTAATCCTTTCGTTGCCGGAAAACGGATGGAACTTCTTAAATGTAACGTTTCCGCTGAACACGAATGGAATGCTCGGATCTACGTCCAG GACTGGCCTTCAGAAGTAAAGCAAGGGTTCAAAAATTCAAGCCTCACTAAGCAATGCAATCATAG GTACAAGATTTATATCGAGGGGTCAGCTTGGTCAGTTAGTGAAAAATACATTATGGCTTGTGATTCTGTAACCCTATATGTGAAGCCGCAATACTACGACTTTTTCTCAAGGGGGTTAATGCCTATGCGCCATTATTGGCCCATACGCAATGACAACAAATGCATGTCGATAAAGTTTGCAGTTGCTTGGGGAAACAGTAACGAGCATAAG GTTGAGTTGATAAGGAAAGCGGGAAGTAAATTTATACAAGAAGATTTGACAATGGACAATGTGTACGATTACATGTTTCATTTGTTGAATGAGTATGCAAAGCTTTTAAAGTATAAGCCAAAGGTTCCACCTCGGGCAGTCGAGCTATGTTCTGAGAGCATAGCTTGTAGTGCCCAAGGGCTTAGTATGGCCTTCATGATGGAATCGTTGGTGAAGAACGGTACAAGTGATGTAGCACCATGTACAATGCCCCAACCTTATGACCGCTCTACGCTTGATGCTAttcttaaaagaaaagaaaagatatTAAGAGGAGTGGAGAAAGTGGAAAAGTTCTATTGGAATTGGCATTCTTGA